The Rhodothermales bacterium DNA segment GCGGATTTTGGTGACGCCGGCGCGGACAAACAGCGTCGAGATCCGCTCGATCTCCTCGAAGGTCAGGATATCCGCGTGAGGCTTGAGCGGTACCCCTTCGGCCGGCATACAGTACTGGCACCGCAGGTTACACCGCTCCGTCAGGGAGATGCGCAGGTAGGTGTGGACACGGCCAAAGGTATCGGTGAGCATAAGGGTCGGACGGTTGACGCGGCGGGCATCGGATTGAACGGGAGGTGTGCCTCGAAGTTCGCCTCACTCGCGCCCCACCGGCCGCGCCGGGTCTAGGATCCACTCGCTCCACGACCCCGGGTAGAGGCGGGCCTCGGGATAGCCGGCCCGCGCCATCGCCAGCAGGTTGTGCGCCGCGGTCACTCCAGATCCGCAATAACAGACTACATTGGAGGGTCCCCCGGCCTGCTCGACGTACGGCGCATACCGGGCGCGCAGCTCCTCGACCGGCAGAAACCGGCCGTCTGGACCCAGGTTGCCGGAAAACGGCGTCGATACCGCCCCCGGAATGTGGCCGGCGACGGGGTCGATGGGTTCCACGCGGCCGGCGTATCGCTCGAACGCGCGAGCATCCATCAGCACAAACCCCTCGACAGCGCGGCGAACTTCCACCTCGGCAGCCTCGGCCACGAGCGCCGGGTTGAGGCGCGCTGTAAGCGATCCGGGCTTCGGCGTCGGAACGGCCGTCGCTACCGGCCCTCCCGCGGCCACCCAGGCGTTGAACCCACCGTCCAGCACCACCACGCGCTCGTGCCCGATCCAACGGAGGAGCCACCACAGCCGCGCCGCGATCCCGCCGCCCGCGTCGTCGTAGGCCACCACGAGCGTAGCCGAATTCACCCCCCAGGAAGCTGCTTTTTGTGTGAAGACCGCC contains these protein-coding regions:
- a CDS encoding sulfurtransferase, which encodes MSLISPETLLADPAYADHVVVDCRFSLDDTERGRRAYAAGHLPGAVYVHLDADLSGPIVPGKTGRHPLPDPAVFTQKAASWGVNSATLVVAYDDAGGGIAARLWWLLRWIGHERVVVLDGGFNAWVAAGGPVATAVPTPKPGSLTARLNPALVAEAAEVEVRRAVEGFVLMDARAFERYAGRVEPIDPVAGHIPGAVSTPFSGNLGPDGRFLPVEELRARYAPYVEQAGGPSNVVCYCGSGVTAAHNLLAMARAGYPEARLYPGSWSEWILDPARPVGRE